One window from the genome of Hyalangium ruber encodes:
- a CDS encoding sigma-54-dependent transcriptional regulator, with the protein MEPQPGATTPPEPSPMRVLVVDDERNIRHTLRICLEGFGCVVREASSAEAALAALAQGPADLAFVDLRLGTASGLDLVPRMLAESPGLDIVLITAYATFDTAVEAVKRGARDYLPKPFTPAQIRHVVDRARTHRELSSRLGDLEGQLAQTVPEATLETASPVMHAVIGLITRAAASDAAVLLRGESGTGKGVLARALHSMSPRRRRPFVTVNCPTLSEQLLASELFGHVRGAFTGAVRDQPGRVEQAEGGTLFLDEVAEMSPALQAQLLRFLQEKQFERLGEGRTRRADVRVVAATNRDLEKDVAEGRFREDLLYRLNVVEVKLPALRERPEDLLALARRFVAFFARAAQRPPPDLSPATERMLLAYGWPGNVRELRNALERALIVWPAAVLEPQAFPERIAAASGSVVMLGGPHTLEEVEREHILRVMASAPSLDEAARILGIDASTLWRKRKKYEASSADKSAE; encoded by the coding sequence ATGGAGCCCCAGCCTGGAGCCACCACGCCCCCCGAGCCCAGCCCGATGCGGGTGCTGGTGGTGGATGATGAACGCAACATCCGTCACACCCTGCGCATCTGCCTGGAGGGGTTCGGGTGCGTGGTTCGCGAGGCCAGCTCGGCCGAGGCGGCGCTCGCCGCGCTGGCGCAGGGGCCGGCGGATCTCGCCTTCGTGGACTTGAGGCTGGGCACGGCCAGCGGCCTGGACCTGGTGCCCCGGATGCTCGCCGAGTCTCCGGGCCTGGACATCGTCCTCATCACCGCCTACGCGACTTTCGATACGGCGGTGGAGGCGGTGAAGCGCGGGGCGCGCGACTACCTGCCCAAGCCGTTCACTCCCGCGCAGATCCGCCACGTGGTGGACCGGGCCCGCACCCACCGCGAGCTGAGCTCCCGGCTGGGGGACCTGGAGGGCCAGCTGGCGCAGACGGTGCCGGAGGCCACGCTGGAGACAGCCTCCCCGGTGATGCACGCGGTCATCGGGCTCATCACCCGCGCGGCGGCCTCGGACGCGGCGGTGCTGCTGCGGGGCGAGAGCGGCACGGGTAAGGGCGTGCTGGCGCGGGCGCTGCATTCGATGAGCCCCCGGCGGCGGCGCCCCTTCGTCACGGTGAACTGCCCCACCCTCTCGGAGCAACTGCTGGCCAGCGAGCTGTTCGGCCACGTGCGAGGCGCCTTCACGGGCGCGGTGCGGGATCAGCCCGGGCGGGTAGAGCAGGCCGAGGGCGGTACGCTCTTCCTGGACGAGGTGGCGGAGATGAGCCCGGCGCTCCAGGCGCAGCTCTTGCGCTTCCTTCAGGAGAAGCAGTTCGAGCGACTGGGCGAGGGGCGTACGCGGCGCGCGGACGTGCGGGTGGTGGCGGCCACCAACCGGGACCTGGAGAAGGACGTGGCCGAGGGGCGCTTCCGGGAGGACCTGCTCTACCGGCTCAACGTGGTGGAGGTGAAGCTGCCGGCGCTGAGGGAGCGGCCGGAGGATCTGCTGGCCCTGGCGCGGCGCTTCGTGGCCTTCTTCGCGCGCGCGGCCCAGCGCCCGCCTCCGGACCTGTCTCCCGCCACCGAGCGGATGCTGCTGGCGTACGGGTGGCCGGGCAACGTGCGCGAGCTGCGCAACGCCCTGGAGCGGGCGCTCATCGTCTGGCCCGCCGCCGTGCTGGAGCCGCAGGCCTTCCCGGAGCGCATCGCAGCGGCCTCGGGCTCGGTGGTGATGCTGGGAGGGCCTCACACGCTGGAGGAGGTGGAGCGCGAACACATTCTCCGGGTGATGGCCAGCGCGCCCTCGCTGGATGAGGCAGCGCGCATCCTCGGCATCGACGCGTCCACGCTGTGGCGCAAGCGCAAGAAGTACGAGGCCTCCTCCGCGGACAAGAGCGCGGAGTGA
- a CDS encoding formate--tetrahydrofolate ligase, which produces MKLRPLSEVASALGLSSEDVLPWGRDRAKVSLDALPRSRRQGRLVLVSAINPTPPGEGKTTMSVALAMGLRKRGRNAVAALRQPSLGPVFGVKGGGTGGGEASLEPAADINLHFTGDIHAITTAHNLLAALVDNALFHGSPVALESTRVRWRRALDMNDRFLRNVIVGLGGKAHGVPRETSFDITAASEVMAILALAENLKDLEARLGRIVVGQTPDGAPVRAADLFAAPSMVALLKDALMPNLVQTREGGPALVHAGPFGNIAHGCNSVLATRMALAYGDEVITEAGFGFDLGAEKFLDIKCRASGLWPRGVVLVVTLRALKHHGGTPSARLAEPDSEALRRGFEHLEKHLESVATFGLPAVVCVNRFPQDSEAELDELRAFTRARGVESAVCDGFSRGGEGSLELADRVLEMLDRTDAAPPRPRFLYTLEQSPEEKIRAIARTVYGADDVDFTPGARKDLETLRELGGATLPVCMAKTHLSLSDDPTKLGRPRGFTLTVREVRLSAGAGFLVALTGEILTMPGLPKEPAARRVVVHEDGRVTGLMQGE; this is translated from the coding sequence ATGAAGCTCCGTCCCTTGTCCGAAGTCGCCTCCGCGCTGGGCCTGTCCTCCGAGGATGTGCTGCCCTGGGGGCGCGACCGCGCCAAGGTGTCTCTCGATGCCCTTCCTCGCTCCCGCCGCCAAGGGCGTCTGGTGCTCGTCTCCGCCATCAACCCCACCCCTCCCGGCGAGGGGAAGACGACCATGTCCGTGGCGCTCGCCATGGGCCTGCGCAAGCGGGGGCGCAATGCCGTGGCCGCCCTGCGCCAACCCTCGCTGGGTCCCGTCTTCGGTGTGAAGGGCGGCGGCACTGGCGGCGGAGAGGCCAGCCTCGAGCCCGCTGCTGACATCAACCTCCACTTCACCGGCGACATCCACGCCATCACCACTGCCCACAACCTGCTCGCCGCCCTGGTGGACAATGCTCTCTTCCATGGCAGCCCCGTCGCTCTCGAGTCCACTCGCGTGCGCTGGCGCCGCGCCCTGGACATGAACGATCGCTTCCTGCGCAACGTCATCGTCGGCCTCGGCGGCAAGGCCCATGGCGTGCCCCGTGAGACGTCCTTCGACATCACCGCCGCCAGCGAGGTGATGGCCATCCTCGCCCTCGCTGAGAACCTCAAGGATCTGGAAGCCCGCCTTGGTCGCATCGTCGTCGGCCAGACGCCCGACGGCGCTCCCGTGCGCGCCGCGGACCTCTTCGCCGCGCCTTCCATGGTCGCCCTGCTCAAGGACGCGCTCATGCCCAACCTCGTGCAGACGCGCGAGGGCGGCCCCGCGCTCGTCCACGCCGGGCCCTTCGGCAACATCGCCCACGGCTGCAACTCGGTGCTCGCCACCCGGATGGCCCTCGCCTACGGCGATGAAGTCATCACCGAGGCTGGCTTCGGCTTCGACCTCGGCGCCGAGAAGTTCCTCGACATCAAATGTCGCGCCTCGGGGCTGTGGCCTCGCGGCGTGGTGCTCGTGGTGACGCTGCGCGCCCTGAAGCACCACGGCGGCACTCCCTCCGCCCGCCTCGCCGAGCCCGACTCCGAAGCCCTGCGGCGCGGCTTCGAGCACCTGGAGAAGCACCTGGAGTCCGTCGCCACCTTCGGGCTGCCCGCTGTCGTCTGCGTCAACCGCTTCCCCCAGGACTCCGAGGCGGAGCTGGACGAGCTGCGCGCCTTCACCCGCGCCCGTGGCGTGGAGAGCGCCGTCTGCGACGGCTTCTCCCGAGGCGGCGAGGGCTCTCTGGAGCTGGCCGACCGCGTCCTGGAGATGCTCGACCGCACGGACGCCGCGCCTCCCCGCCCCCGCTTCCTCTACACGCTGGAGCAATCCCCCGAGGAGAAGATCCGCGCCATCGCCCGCACCGTGTACGGCGCCGACGACGTGGACTTCACCCCTGGCGCCCGCAAGGACCTGGAGACCCTTCGCGAGCTGGGCGGCGCGACACTTCCGGTGTGCATGGCCAAGACGCACCTGTCGCTCTCGGATGACCCGACGAAGCTCGGCCGTCCACGCGGCTTCACCCTCACCGTGCGCGAGGTGCGCCTGTCGGCCGGCGCTGGCTTCCTCGTGGCCCTGACGGGAGAAATCCTCACCATGCCGGGCCTGCCCAAGGAGCCCGCCGCCCGCCGCGTCGTCGTCCACGAGGACGGCCGCGTCACCGGGCTCATGCAGGGCGAATGA
- a CDS encoding saccharopine dehydrogenase family protein: MSAPPSSAPRWMLYGASGFTGRLIAEEAVRRGHRPVLAGRSHEKLAPMAERLGLEMVVAGLEDVRALVASLEGLPLVLHAAGPFVQTSEPMVQACLATGAHYLDITGEIPVFENTFRHDAEARSRGVALMSGVGFDVVPTDCLARHVAERVPGAHELQLAIATGSVASAGTAKSALGMLPQGGRVRRGGALLPWPVGKGVRRVRFADAERTVLPIPWGDLVTAWHTTNIPNITTYMALPNVAARAMRFTYPLLKHVLSVDAVRQGAERLIDARMQGPNEVARTEHRSHIWAEARAADGRKAEAWLEMPEGYAFTAVAALRAVEEVLARKPQGALTPAGAFGADFILSIEGCRRLDTLS; encoded by the coding sequence GTGAGCGCTCCCCCGTCCTCTGCCCCCCGTTGGATGTTGTACGGCGCCTCTGGCTTCACCGGTCGCCTCATCGCCGAGGAGGCCGTGCGTCGGGGCCATCGCCCGGTGCTCGCGGGCCGCTCGCACGAGAAGCTGGCGCCCATGGCCGAGCGGCTTGGCCTCGAGATGGTGGTGGCGGGCCTGGAGGACGTGCGCGCGCTGGTGGCCTCCCTGGAGGGACTGCCCCTGGTGCTGCACGCGGCGGGTCCCTTCGTGCAGACCAGCGAGCCCATGGTGCAGGCGTGCCTGGCGACGGGCGCGCACTACCTGGACATCACCGGGGAAATCCCCGTCTTCGAGAACACCTTCCGCCACGACGCGGAGGCGCGCTCGCGCGGGGTGGCGCTCATGTCCGGCGTGGGCTTCGACGTGGTGCCCACCGACTGCCTGGCGCGCCATGTGGCCGAGCGCGTGCCGGGCGCCCATGAGCTGCAGCTGGCCATCGCCACCGGGAGCGTCGCGAGCGCGGGCACCGCCAAGTCCGCGCTGGGGATGCTGCCCCAGGGCGGGCGCGTGCGCCGCGGAGGGGCCCTGCTGCCATGGCCCGTGGGCAAGGGCGTGCGCCGCGTGCGCTTCGCCGACGCCGAGCGCACCGTGCTGCCCATCCCCTGGGGAGACCTGGTGACGGCGTGGCACACCACGAACATCCCCAACATCACCACCTATATGGCCCTGCCGAACGTGGCCGCACGCGCCATGCGCTTCACCTACCCGCTGCTCAAGCACGTGCTGTCGGTGGACGCGGTCCGCCAGGGGGCCGAGCGCCTCATCGACGCGCGGATGCAGGGGCCCAACGAGGTGGCGCGCACCGAGCACCGCTCGCACATCTGGGCCGAGGCGCGCGCGGCGGATGGCCGGAAGGCCGAGGCCTGGCTGGAGATGCCCGAGGGCTACGCCTTCACCGCCGTGGCGGCGCTGCGAGCGGTGGAGGAGGTGCTGGCCCGCAAGCCCCAAGGCGCGCTCACCCCGGCGGGGGCCTTCGGCGCCGACTTCATCCTCTCCATCGAAGGCTGCCGCCGGCTCGACACCCTGTCCTGA
- the kdpC gene encoding potassium-transporting ATPase subunit KdpC yields MSSTLLTALRACLVTLVLTGVLYPLAVTGGARLLFRHEADGSLITDKRGQVVGSALIGQGFTRDAYFQPRLSAAGSGYDATASSGSNLGPTSQKLRDRAVAEVERLRRENPEAPGPVPAELVTTSASGLDPHLSPEAARWQAPRVARARGVAPARVLSVLDSHVEERSLGVLGEPRVNVLALNLALDRQFGRPEVQGAPVGAAP; encoded by the coding sequence ATGTCATCCACCCTCCTCACCGCGCTGCGCGCCTGTCTCGTCACCCTGGTGCTCACGGGCGTGCTCTACCCACTGGCCGTCACGGGCGGAGCGCGGTTGCTCTTCCGGCACGAGGCCGACGGCTCTCTCATTACCGACAAGAGAGGCCAGGTGGTGGGCAGTGCCCTCATCGGTCAGGGCTTCACCCGCGACGCGTACTTCCAGCCCCGGCTCTCGGCGGCGGGCAGCGGGTATGACGCGACCGCTTCCTCCGGCAGCAACCTGGGGCCCACCTCCCAGAAGCTGCGGGACCGAGCCGTGGCGGAGGTCGAGCGTCTGCGTCGAGAGAACCCGGAGGCTCCGGGCCCCGTGCCCGCGGAGCTCGTCACCACGTCCGCCTCCGGGCTGGACCCGCACCTGTCTCCCGAGGCCGCGCGCTGGCAGGCCCCTCGCGTGGCACGGGCGCGCGGCGTGGCTCCCGCGCGGGTTCTGTCCGTGCTGGACTCCCATGTCGAGGAGCGCTCCTTGGGAGTGCTAGGGGAGCCGCGAGTGAACGTGCTGGCCCTGAACCTCGCCCTGGATCGCCAGTTCGGCCGGCCCGAGGTCCAGGGAGCTCCGGTGGGAGCGGCGCCGTGA
- a CDS encoding Fic family protein, whose amino-acid sequence MGEGRPEEGSFGAGFIARQPISQRLLQTVRLIGEYKGKQALFAGQSPQVLETLRQVSVIQSIESSNRIEGVTAAPNRLKELVADKTTPRDRSEQEIAGYREVLKTIHQSAQDIPLKTRVVLQLHRDLYKFLPAGMGGRWKASDNSITETDAVGHTRVRFKPVAAHRTPAAMDALHEGFAHLRDEGEVEPILLIAAYVLDFLCIHPFPDGNGRMARLLALLLLYQSGYEVGRYISLEQIIERTREGYYEALYKSSQGWHEGTHTLIPWWEYFTGVMLLTAYRDFEQRVGAIVRKRGAKGDIVKDVIARLPMRFQLADVERGCPGVARSTIQRIMVALRDEGSIRCIKAGRDALWEKTAGTL is encoded by the coding sequence ATGGGAGAAGGTAGGCCAGAGGAGGGGTCCTTCGGCGCGGGTTTCATCGCCAGGCAACCCATCTCGCAGCGGCTACTCCAGACGGTTCGGTTGATCGGCGAGTACAAGGGCAAGCAGGCCCTGTTCGCAGGCCAGTCTCCGCAGGTCTTGGAGACCCTGCGGCAGGTGTCGGTGATCCAGAGCATCGAGTCCTCGAACCGAATCGAGGGGGTGACGGCGGCCCCGAATCGACTGAAGGAACTGGTGGCGGACAAGACGACGCCACGGGACCGTTCCGAGCAGGAGATCGCTGGCTACCGTGAAGTCCTGAAGACCATCCACCAGTCCGCTCAGGACATCCCGCTCAAGACCCGTGTCGTCCTCCAGCTTCACCGGGATCTATACAAGTTCCTGCCCGCTGGAATGGGGGGCCGATGGAAGGCCAGTGACAACTCCATCACCGAGACGGACGCGGTGGGGCACACGCGAGTGCGCTTCAAACCTGTTGCCGCGCATCGGACTCCTGCTGCGATGGATGCGCTGCATGAAGGGTTCGCTCACCTGCGAGATGAGGGAGAAGTCGAGCCGATCCTTCTGATCGCCGCCTACGTTCTCGACTTCCTGTGCATTCATCCGTTCCCGGATGGGAACGGGCGCATGGCTCGCTTGCTGGCCCTGCTCCTGCTCTATCAGTCGGGCTACGAGGTGGGCCGCTACATCAGCTTGGAGCAGATCATCGAGCGGACGAGGGAGGGCTACTACGAGGCCCTCTACAAGTCCTCACAGGGGTGGCATGAGGGAACGCACACGCTCATCCCGTGGTGGGAGTACTTCACCGGGGTGATGTTGCTCACCGCGTATCGTGATTTCGAGCAGCGGGTGGGCGCCATTGTCCGCAAGCGCGGCGCCAAAGGAGACATCGTCAAGGATGTCATCGCGCGACTCCCCATGCGCTTCCAACTGGCGGATGTAGAGCGTGGCTGTCCCGGTGTCGCTCGCTCCACCATTCAGCGGATCATGGTGGCCTTGCGCGATGAAGGAAGCATTCGGTGCATCAAAGCGGGACGGGACGCCCTTTGGGAGAAGACCGCCGGAACGCTCTGA
- a CDS encoding HAMP domain-containing sensor histidine kinase → MTLRGRLLLAQAPLALALVLLGVVAVVTLARLGRSGQEILQDNYRSVLSMQRMTEQLERMDSAALYIVAGERQRGQEQQSAQRAKLEAELRAQEENLTEPGEDEATQRLRQAWARYRTECDAFLVVAEQSPEALRERYFAVLAPAFAETKAAAASILNLNQDAMVRKSEALRRQSQRVNTLMVTAVLAAFGVGLFASTSLIHRALRPVAVLSQAVRRLGQGDLAVRAVVEGKDEIAQLGQDFNAMAERLQQYQQSSLGELLQAQAASQAAIDSLPDPVVVFGAGGVLLNVNRSAEDVLRLSLEAGGDVLARAAPEAREVLERVRAHVLGGKGAYQPRGYEEAVRVAAPEGERWLLPRGSPVYGESGDVVGATVLLQDVTRLRRFDELKNDLVATVAHEFRTPLTSLRMAIHLCAEEVVGPVTEKQADLLHAAREDCERLQGIVDDLLDLSRIQAGRLVLDVRRVSTAELVEGALGVHRAAAEDRSVRLVSEVAPEVEEVEVDTERVQLVLSNLVGNGVRHTLSGGEVSVRVTREGARARFEVRDTGEGIAPEQQARIFEKFYRAPGAPAGGAGLGLSIAREVVQAHGGEIGVTSTPGQGSTFWFTLPQPS, encoded by the coding sequence ATGACGCTGCGTGGCCGCCTCTTGCTGGCTCAGGCTCCGCTGGCCCTCGCGCTCGTGTTGCTGGGTGTGGTGGCCGTCGTCACCCTGGCGCGGCTGGGACGCTCCGGGCAGGAGATCCTCCAGGACAACTACCGCAGCGTGCTGTCCATGCAGCGGATGACGGAGCAGCTGGAGCGCATGGACAGCGCCGCGCTCTATATCGTTGCGGGCGAGCGCCAGCGCGGGCAGGAGCAGCAGTCGGCACAGCGCGCGAAGCTGGAGGCGGAGCTGCGCGCCCAGGAAGAAAATCTCACGGAGCCGGGAGAAGACGAGGCCACCCAACGCTTGCGTCAGGCGTGGGCACGTTACCGGACCGAGTGCGACGCCTTCCTCGTAGTCGCGGAGCAGTCCCCCGAGGCTTTGCGCGAGCGCTACTTCGCCGTGCTGGCTCCCGCCTTCGCGGAGACCAAGGCCGCCGCCGCCAGCATCCTGAACCTGAACCAGGACGCCATGGTGCGAAAGAGCGAGGCCCTGCGCCGGCAGAGCCAGCGCGTCAACACGCTAATGGTGACGGCGGTGCTGGCCGCGTTCGGGGTGGGCCTGTTCGCCTCCACCTCGCTGATACACCGGGCGCTGCGGCCGGTGGCGGTGCTCTCGCAGGCGGTGCGGCGGCTGGGGCAGGGCGACCTGGCGGTGCGCGCGGTGGTGGAGGGCAAGGATGAGATCGCCCAGCTCGGCCAGGACTTCAATGCCATGGCGGAGCGGCTCCAGCAGTACCAGCAGAGCAGCCTGGGCGAGCTGCTCCAGGCTCAGGCCGCCTCGCAGGCCGCCATCGACAGCTTGCCGGATCCGGTGGTGGTGTTCGGCGCGGGGGGCGTGCTGCTCAACGTCAACCGCTCGGCGGAGGACGTGCTGCGGCTGTCGCTGGAGGCGGGAGGCGACGTGCTGGCCCGGGCCGCTCCGGAGGCGCGCGAGGTGCTCGAGCGCGTGCGGGCCCACGTGCTGGGAGGCAAGGGCGCCTACCAGCCCCGGGGCTACGAAGAGGCGGTGCGGGTGGCGGCGCCCGAAGGCGAGCGGTGGCTGCTGCCGCGAGGCAGTCCGGTCTACGGCGAGAGCGGGGACGTGGTGGGCGCCACGGTGCTGCTGCAGGACGTGACACGGCTGCGCCGCTTCGACGAGCTGAAGAACGACCTGGTGGCCACGGTGGCGCACGAGTTCCGCACACCGCTCACCTCGCTGCGCATGGCGATCCACCTGTGCGCCGAGGAGGTGGTGGGGCCGGTGACGGAGAAGCAGGCGGACCTGCTGCACGCGGCGCGCGAGGACTGTGAGCGGCTGCAGGGCATCGTGGACGACTTGCTGGACTTGTCGCGCATCCAGGCTGGGCGACTGGTGTTGGACGTGCGCCGTGTCTCCACGGCGGAGCTGGTGGAGGGGGCGCTGGGGGTACACCGGGCGGCGGCGGAGGACCGAAGCGTGCGGCTGGTGTCCGAGGTGGCGCCCGAGGTGGAGGAGGTAGAGGTGGACACGGAGCGGGTGCAGCTCGTGCTCTCGAATCTTGTGGGCAACGGGGTGCGGCACACGCTCTCGGGAGGCGAGGTGTCCGTGCGGGTGACGCGGGAGGGCGCGCGGGCGCGCTTCGAGGTGCGGGACACGGGCGAGGGGATTGCTCCCGAGCAGCAGGCGCGCATCTTCGAGAAGTTCTACCGGGCGCCAGGAGCCCCGGCTGGAGGCGCCGGGCTGGGCCTGTCCATCGCCCGGGAAGTGGTCCAGGCGCACGGCGGGGAGATCGGCGTGACGAGCACCCCGGGCCAGGGCAGCACCTTCTGGTTCACCCTTCCTCAGCCTTCCTGA
- a CDS encoding sensor protein KdpD, producing MRTRRTRAEDFLELVERGRRGRLKLYIGFAAGVGKTYRMLEEAHALKKRGVDVVLGFIETHGRADTAALVAGLEGVPRKAFTYRDVTVEEMDLDAVLARRPQVAVVDELAHTNVPLCRNAKRYQDVQELLAAGINVIGAFNVQHLESLNDLVERATGVTVRETLPDSFLKAADQVVNLDLAVEDLHERLKAGKIYAQDKVPHALERFFKKENLSTLRELALREVAESLDRATAGQHARAGEEPQAKGGGWGRVLVALSSYPPRAATLLRRGSRMAGRLNTDWFVVYVETPREAPHLIDAEAQRHLLANIEKAKELGAEVVRLRAKDPVEALLDFARSHGVGHIIVGRSHQPWWKQLLGRASDVRLIREGVGFDIHVVAFEAPGEERRP from the coding sequence GTGAGGACACGGCGCACGCGCGCGGAGGACTTCCTGGAGCTAGTGGAGCGGGGGCGGCGCGGCCGGCTCAAGCTCTACATCGGCTTCGCCGCCGGCGTGGGCAAGACGTACCGCATGCTCGAGGAGGCCCATGCCCTGAAGAAGCGCGGCGTGGATGTGGTGCTTGGCTTCATCGAGACGCACGGCCGCGCGGACACCGCGGCGCTGGTAGCGGGCCTGGAGGGAGTGCCGCGCAAGGCCTTCACCTACCGCGACGTCACCGTGGAGGAGATGGATCTCGACGCCGTGCTGGCCCGCCGGCCCCAGGTGGCCGTGGTGGACGAGCTGGCCCACACCAACGTCCCCCTGTGTCGCAACGCCAAGCGCTACCAGGACGTGCAGGAGCTGCTCGCCGCCGGCATCAACGTCATCGGTGCCTTCAACGTGCAGCACCTGGAGAGCCTCAATGACCTGGTGGAGCGCGCCACGGGCGTCACCGTCCGGGAGACGCTCCCCGACAGCTTCCTCAAGGCGGCCGATCAGGTGGTGAACCTGGACCTCGCGGTGGAAGACCTGCACGAGCGCCTCAAGGCGGGGAAGATCTACGCGCAGGACAAGGTGCCCCACGCGCTGGAGCGCTTCTTCAAGAAGGAGAACCTCTCCACGCTGCGGGAGCTGGCCCTGCGCGAGGTGGCCGAGAGCCTGGACCGGGCCACCGCCGGCCAGCATGCCCGCGCGGGAGAAGAGCCGCAGGCCAAGGGCGGCGGTTGGGGACGGGTGCTGGTGGCGTTGTCCAGCTACCCGCCGCGCGCGGCCACCCTGCTGCGCCGGGGATCGCGCATGGCGGGCCGACTCAACACCGACTGGTTCGTCGTCTACGTGGAGACGCCGCGCGAGGCTCCCCACCTCATCGACGCGGAGGCGCAGCGCCACCTGCTCGCAAACATCGAGAAGGCCAAGGAATTGGGCGCGGAGGTGGTGCGCCTGCGCGCCAAGGACCCCGTGGAGGCCCTGCTGGACTTCGCGCGCTCGCACGGGGTGGGCCACATCATCGTCGGCCGCTCGCACCAGCCGTGGTGGAAGCAGCTGCTGGGCCGCGCTTCGGACGTGCGCCTGATTCGAGAGGGCGTGGGCTTCGACATCCACGTCGTCGCCTTCGAGGCACCGGGAGAGGAGCGGCGCCCATGA
- a CDS encoding methyl-accepting chemotaxis protein, protein MTLTFKQKMMLLPGVAAVFLLAILGVTLTAGIWAGRAQTRIGQGYSPALARSQTLMADLQTLHHEVQDAVHVRDEARLEPMRALGRKIAADLEVARRNAVANPQLLEVLQKDFVLYQEELESAVVLHARQDAQATAALTRESTRFESLLQTLQLLVGEHQRGLRESFQEVSSVSRWGQVLVGLLVVLCMGSLGGLSYWMMREVAGPLTRLSETASRLAEGDLTLTIEVHANDELGHLARSLGAMVLKLRAVPVELQGVVGELSAAAERLTRVSQEQLNFLTEQARSLSDAGTTMAQIAQTSSMASSRAEMVLKVAEQADSFTAASQQSIEQSAQGLEQIRKRVGALVGNIGHLSEQAVHAREIIGSVKDLADQSNVLALNAAIEAARAGEGGRGFAVVAREMRTLSGQSLQSTERIGRILLDINDAIRQTVSTAEGDSQQMEASIEQVLASADKLREITSVMQESSNAARQIVASVTQQNAGITQMTEVMTQLSAMMGDVVLATTSAEETVGRINDTVSQLRRIVSEFRV, encoded by the coding sequence ATGACGCTGACGTTCAAGCAGAAGATGATGCTGCTGCCCGGCGTAGCGGCGGTGTTCCTGCTGGCCATCCTGGGAGTGACCCTCACCGCGGGCATCTGGGCGGGGCGGGCGCAGACGCGCATCGGCCAGGGCTACTCGCCGGCGCTGGCGCGCAGCCAGACGCTCATGGCCGACCTGCAGACGCTCCACCACGAGGTGCAGGACGCGGTGCATGTCCGGGATGAGGCGCGCCTGGAGCCGATGCGCGCGCTGGGACGGAAGATCGCCGCGGACCTGGAGGTGGCGCGCCGCAACGCGGTGGCGAACCCGCAGCTGCTCGAGGTGCTCCAGAAGGACTTCGTCCTGTACCAGGAGGAGCTGGAGAGCGCGGTGGTGCTGCACGCGAGGCAGGATGCGCAGGCCACGGCGGCGCTCACGCGGGAGAGCACGCGCTTCGAGTCGCTGTTGCAGACGCTGCAATTGCTGGTGGGTGAGCACCAGCGAGGGCTGCGCGAGTCCTTCCAGGAGGTGAGCAGCGTGAGCCGCTGGGGCCAGGTGCTGGTGGGCCTGCTGGTGGTGCTGTGCATGGGCTCGCTGGGAGGCCTGTCGTACTGGATGATGCGCGAGGTGGCCGGGCCGCTGACGCGCCTGTCGGAGACGGCCTCGCGGCTGGCGGAGGGAGACCTGACGCTGACCATCGAGGTACACGCGAACGACGAGCTGGGCCACCTGGCGCGCAGCCTGGGGGCGATGGTGTTGAAGCTGCGCGCGGTGCCGGTGGAGCTACAGGGGGTGGTGGGCGAGCTGAGCGCGGCGGCCGAGCGGCTGACGCGGGTGAGTCAGGAGCAGCTCAACTTCCTCACGGAGCAGGCGCGTAGCCTGTCGGATGCGGGCACGACGATGGCGCAGATCGCCCAGACGTCCAGCATGGCCTCCAGCCGCGCGGAGATGGTGCTGAAGGTGGCGGAGCAGGCCGACAGCTTCACGGCGGCGAGCCAGCAATCCATCGAGCAGAGCGCGCAGGGCCTGGAGCAGATCCGCAAGCGGGTGGGGGCGCTGGTGGGCAACATCGGCCACCTGTCCGAGCAGGCGGTGCATGCACGGGAGATCATCGGCAGCGTGAAGGACCTGGCGGACCAGAGCAACGTGCTGGCGCTGAACGCGGCCATCGAGGCGGCGCGCGCGGGCGAGGGCGGGCGCGGTTTCGCGGTGGTGGCGCGGGAGATGCGCACGCTCAGTGGTCAGTCGCTGCAGAGCACCGAGCGCATCGGGCGCATCCTGTTGGATATCAATGACGCCATCCGCCAGACGGTCTCCACGGCGGAGGGGGACAGCCAGCAGATGGAGGCCAGCATCGAGCAGGTGCTCGCCTCGGCCGACAAGCTGCGCGAAATCACCAGCGTCATGCAGGAGAGCAGCAATGCGGCGCGGCAGATCGTCGCCTCGGTGACGCAGCAGAACGCGGGCATCACCCAGATGACGGAGGTCATGACGCAGCTGTCGGCGATGATGGGTGACGTGGTGCTGGCCACGACGAGCGCCGAGGAGACGGTGGGGCGCATCAACGACACGGTGAGCCAGCTGCGGCGCATCGTCTCCGAGTTCCGCGTGTAG